A section of the Campylobacter porcelli genome encodes:
- a CDS encoding autotransporter outer membrane beta-barrel domain-containing protein gives MKLSLIASRAILGLGILGSVSICAQELTTQTQEINAGQVSQNNNPIAISYESQLKDYFDIEIDSSRDAANLVFKEGYKDTNLQINSALEDFVPNSVNRENTFVTIDLGNGVLDLINVQNGNGIEKNSHLINADITASQINVADMNLEYFRQESTLSGNVKLTGTRLPADSDDFGSTVRIVSGGLDKVDYNGGLTIWGNLEATKTRFEGVGNGSLNFDIKGNANIKESNFSVISTSFNNLILDRFVFASANSFNSDVTTSNTAGASILNSIYDIVSDENLANQFIEIEGNVYLTPMDVGDFVNYKLSVEKGSDKEYLIVNGGVNSTKINSAREISAFEKEHLEKIIRIEDLANSQNPVKQAILKDLQAQIAKREEILNKINSSDEESLSTEDKMGAMGIEITNTTKHIFEKVSNLNGAQADNYKFLLTTGIMGGATNTAKTADSMQTSGNLNEAQGIFDSLINSNINAKVGIDAITNKDFFKDVRESAKNSTDILNNTSSANGAINISNDMALGDRIARINNPYSEVRFANVLKSSLLANSTNIASDAIYDYYGTKTYKNSVWANTFGGANIIDGESGGLYGISIGADKEVNENLLLGIYATYANSKIKDKLSVQESDNYQIGIYSSYRFNYSWELNSKLYGQIGDTKQDINLAGSLNNADFNRRFVGLNTSIGKVFNLESDLFLKPFVGVNYYYSHTPSYDEKGSLARKVESNTNNSLSLESGLEARKYFDESSYLFITPKIEQYVVNNGDDYVASFVGSNTSFSIKGEDKKKTYGQLIVGGNISFNDSLSLDVGIGAKQILAGKVDSKNETYLSGNVGIKYRF, from the coding sequence ATGAAATTATCTCTTATTGCATCAAGAGCAATATTAGGTTTAGGAATTTTAGGGAGTGTGAGTATTTGCGCACAAGAGCTAACAACACAAACACAAGAAATTAATGCGGGACAAGTATCACAAAATAACAACCCAATCGCAATTTCTTATGAAAGCCAATTGAAAGACTACTTTGATATAGAAATAGATTCAAGCCGCGATGCTGCAAATCTCGTTTTTAAAGAGGGATACAAAGATACAAATTTACAAATTAATAGTGCTTTAGAAGATTTTGTTCCAAATAGCGTAAATAGAGAAAATACATTTGTAACTATTGATTTAGGTAATGGAGTGCTTGATTTAATAAATGTTCAAAATGGCAATGGAATTGAGAAAAATTCCCATTTAATCAATGCAGATATTACTGCCTCACAAATCAATGTGGCTGATATGAATTTAGAATATTTTAGGCAAGAAAGCACATTAAGCGGAAATGTAAAACTAACAGGAACACGATTACCAGCTGATTCTGATGATTTTGGCTCTACTGTACGGATTGTTAGCGGTGGGCTTGACAAAGTTGATTATAATGGTGGCTTAACAATTTGGGGGAATTTGGAGGCAACTAAAACTAGATTTGAAGGTGTTGGCAATGGTTCCTTAAACTTTGATATTAAAGGCAATGCAAATATTAAAGAATCGAATTTTTCTGTGATTTCTACAAGCTTTAATAATCTCATTTTAGATAGATTTGTTTTTGCAAGTGCAAATAGCTTTAATAGCGATGTAACCACTAGCAATACCGCAGGTGCAAGCATTCTTAACAGCATTTACGATATCGTGAGTGATGAGAATCTTGCAAACCAATTCATAGAAATAGAGGGAAATGTTTACCTTACCCCTATGGATGTGGGAGATTTTGTAAATTACAAATTAAGCGTGGAAAAAGGTAGCGACAAAGAATACTTAATTGTAAATGGTGGAGTAAATTCTACAAAAATCAACAGCGCAAGAGAAATTTCAGCATTTGAAAAAGAACATTTAGAGAAAATCATACGAATAGAAGATTTAGCAAACTCACAAAATCCGGTTAAACAAGCTATCTTAAAAGATTTACAAGCACAAATTGCAAAAAGAGAGGAAATTCTTAATAAGATTAATTCTAGTGACGAAGAATCGCTAAGCACTGAAGATAAAATGGGTGCAATGGGTATTGAAATTACAAATACTACCAAACACATTTTTGAAAAAGTATCCAACCTTAACGGCGCACAAGCAGATAACTATAAATTTCTTCTCACAACAGGCATTATGGGTGGTGCTACAAACACTGCTAAAACAGCAGATTCTATGCAAACTTCTGGCAACCTAAACGAAGCACAAGGTATCTTTGATAGTTTGATTAACTCTAATATTAATGCTAAAGTGGGTATAGATGCAATCACAAATAAAGACTTCTTTAAAGATGTAAGAGAAAGTGCAAAAAATAGCACAGATATTCTAAATAACACTAGTTCTGCAAATGGTGCTATAAATATCTCTAATGATATGGCTCTAGGTGACAGAATAGCTAGAATTAATAATCCATATAGTGAAGTAAGATTTGCTAATGTGCTTAAATCTAGCCTTTTGGCAAACAGCACAAATATAGCAAGTGACGCTATCTATGACTATTATGGCACAAAAACTTATAAAAATAGTGTATGGGCAAATACTTTTGGTGGAGCAAATATAATCGATGGAGAAAGTGGAGGATTGTATGGAATAAGCATAGGTGCAGATAAAGAAGTTAATGAAAATTTACTTTTAGGAATCTATGCCACTTATGCAAATTCTAAAATCAAAGATAAGCTAAGCGTTCAAGAATCAGATAATTATCAAATAGGTATTTATAGCTCTTATAGATTTAATTATTCTTGGGAATTAAATTCTAAACTCTATGGACAAATAGGAGATACAAAGCAAGATATTAATTTAGCAGGAAGTTTAAATAATGCTGATTTTAATAGAAGATTTGTAGGATTAAATACAAGTATAGGTAAAGTATTTAATTTAGAAAGTGATCTATTTTTAAAGCCCTTTGTAGGAGTGAATTATTATTATAGCCATACACCAAGCTATGATGAAAAAGGTAGCTTAGCAAGAAAGGTAGAATCTAATACTAATAACTCTTTGAGTTTAGAATCAGGATTAGAAGCTAGAAAATATTTTGATGAAAGTTCTTATTTATTTATAACTCCAAAGATTGAACAATATGTAGTTAATAATGGAGATGATTATGTAGCTAGCTTTGTAGGTTCTAATACCTCTTTTTCTATTAAAGGAGAAGATAAGAAAAAGACTTATGGACAATTAATTGTAGGAGGAAATATCTCTTTCAATGATAGCCTAAGTTTAGATGTAGGGATTGGAGCTAAACAGATCTTAGCAGGAAAAGTAGATTCTAAAAATGAAACTTACTTAAGTGGAAATGTGGGAATCAAGTATAGATTCTAA